One Halichondria panicea chromosome 3, odHalPani1.1, whole genome shotgun sequence genomic region harbors:
- the LOC135333866 gene encoding ER membrane protein complex subunit 1-like yields the protein MPWGPVHMAHSENWVVYEFFNSKQRRHELVVLELYEIHTNQSHTVWSSLAPPPTPAVMSQAYTLPTTITTLPTTQTLRGITYKGVIFGLASGRVVIMPKSLLNHRRELEITDQMKEDRTPPYHPEIPLNPLSFVNYNRTVARIREIYATPSGLESTCLLFVCGLDLYYTRVTPSNQFDLLAEDFDYTLISAVVVGMFVATLVLSRLSAKKMLKSLWK from the exons ATGCCCTGGGGCCCCGTGCACATGGCTCACTCTGAGAACTGGGTTGTT TATGAGTTCTTCAACAGCAAGCAGCGTCGCCATGAATTAGTGGTTCTAGAGCTCTACGAAATACACACCAACCAATCACA CACTGTTTGGTCGTCGctggcccctccccccacccccGCTGTCATGTCACAGGCCTACACTCTTCCCACCACCATCACCACTCTCCCAACCACACAGACTCTCAGGGGAATCACTTACAAGGGAGTTATTT TTGGTCTTGCGTCTGGTCGAGTGGTGATCATGCCCAAGTCTCTACTGAACCATCGCAGAGAACTGGAGATCACTGACCAAATGAA GGAGGACAGGACTCCTCCCTACCATCCCGAGATTCCACTCAACCCTCTTAGCTTCGTCAACTACAATCGCACCGTTGCTAGGATACGAGAAATTTACGCTACACCCAGTGGGCTTGAGTCCACGTGTCTACTGTTCGTCTGTGGACTAG ATCTTTACTACACTCGAGTGACTCCGTCCAATCAATTTGATCTCCTGGCCGAAGACTTTGACTACACTCTCATCAGTGCAGTAGTGGTAGGCATGTTCGTAGCCACTCTCGTTCTCTCAAGACTATCAGCCAAGAAAATGCTAAAATCTCTCTGGAAGTAG